One window from the genome of Oncorhynchus gorbuscha isolate QuinsamMale2020 ecotype Even-year unplaced genomic scaffold, OgorEven_v1.0 Un_scaffold_843, whole genome shotgun sequence encodes:
- the LOC124020507 gene encoding rho-related GTP-binding protein RhoE-like, whose amino-acid sequence MTVSGAVEKWSLITKTSSSLSLLDFLCDFEAKSVNIWFGQFYVYCLCSVVSGSPYYDNVRPLSYPDSDAVLICFDVSRPDTLDSVIKKWKGEIQEFCPNTKMLLVGCKSDLRTDLSTLVELSNHRQMPVSYDQGSNMAKQISAPYIECSAQQSENSVRDIFHVATLACVNKNNKNVKRNKSTRGNKRISHMPTRPDLAAVASDLRKDKAKSCCVM is encoded by the exons ATGACTGTGTCCGGCGCTGTTGAGAAATGGTCTCTCATCACCAAAACATCTTCATCTCTATCACTATTGGATTTCCTGTGTGACTTTGAGGCAAAATCTGTCAATATCTGGTTTGGACAG ttctaTGTGTATTGT CTTTGTTCTGTTGTTTCAGGGTCTCCATACTACGACAACGTGAGGCCTCTCTCCTACCCAGACTCAGACGCTGTCCTTATCTGTTTTGACGTCAGCCGTCCTGACACACTCGACAGCGTAATAAAGAAG TGGAAAGGGGAGATCCAGGAGTTCTGTCCCAACACCAAGATGCTCCTGGTGGGCTGCAAATCGGACCTGCGCACCGACCTCTCCACTCTGGTGGAGCTGTCCAATCACAGACAGATGCCTGTGTCATATGATCAG GGTTCCAACATGGCCAAGCAGATCTCAGCCCCCTACATCGAGTGCTCAGCCCAGCAGTCAGAGAACAGCGTCAGGGACATTTTCCACGTGGCCACATTGGCCTGCGTCAACAAGAACAACAAGAACGTCAAACGCAACAAATCTACCAGAGGCAACAAAAGGATCTCGCACATGCCCACTAGGCCCGACCTCGCGGCGGTAGCGTCAGACCTGCGGAAGGACAAAGCAAAGAGTTGCTGTGTCATGTGA